The following proteins are co-located in the Merismopedia glauca CCAP 1448/3 genome:
- a CDS encoding sodium:solute symporter family transporter: MEILERRGVGLCLTAGFRQTNVADMVGLAFAIAASGNFPPLLLSMLWRKFTTNGAVASMLTGTLLSLLLIYLSPTIQVDILGKTSALFPLKNPGLVTIPRSFIVGIVVSLLSPEKCAEDKFAEVEDRIHFGNYNEEPLSSQSLP; this comes from the coding sequence GTGGAAATTCTGGAACGACGGGGTGTTGGGTTATGCCTGACGGCAGGCTTTCGCCAAACTAATGTGGCTGACATGGTAGGATTAGCATTTGCGATCGCTGCTTCTGGTAATTTCCCCCCTCTTTTACTTTCTATGTTGTGGCGCAAGTTCACTACCAATGGGGCAGTTGCTAGTATGTTGACTGGCACTTTGTTATCTTTACTTTTGATTTATCTTTCCCCCACAATTCAAGTTGATATCTTAGGGAAAACTTCAGCTTTGTTCCCTTTGAAAAATCCTGGTTTGGTAACTATTCCTCGATCTTTTATAGTAGGAATTGTGGTTTCTTTACTAAGTCCAGAAAAGTGTGCTGAAGACAAGTTTGCTGAGGTGGAAGACAGAATCCATTTCGGTAATTATAATGAGGAACCTTTGAGTTCTCAAAGCTTACCTTAA
- a CDS encoding vitamin K epoxide reductase family protein produces the protein MMRRRSTPWIHRNSRLLIGGIAILGALLTGYLTISKLSGGNVACPVSGCETVLSSQYATVFGQPLPLFGCLAYIAMAVFAFAPLAVAADHQKSLRRNLENNTWLLLLAGSTAMLVFSGYLMFLLAFQIKALCLYCLGSALFSASLFILTLIGRSWEDMGQIFFVTIVVGMVTLISTLGVYATANNPNPPSPSGTPITTTSSTAEIELAKYLKAKGVKMYGAFWCPHCHEQKEVFGKQAFSEINYVECADPKEPRRQLEVCQKAKIESYPTWEINGKLVEPGAKSLEELAKISGYKGSLKFQNKI, from the coding sequence ATGATGCGCCGACGTTCTACTCCTTGGATTCATCGCAATTCCCGTTTGCTTATTGGTGGAATTGCTATTTTGGGTGCTTTACTAACTGGATATTTGACTATCTCTAAACTATCTGGAGGTAATGTTGCTTGTCCTGTTAGTGGTTGCGAAACAGTATTATCCAGCCAATATGCTACTGTTTTTGGTCAACCTTTGCCTTTATTTGGCTGTTTGGCATATATCGCTATGGCAGTTTTTGCTTTCGCCCCCCTAGCTGTTGCCGCAGATCATCAGAAAAGTCTGCGCCGCAACCTAGAAAATAACACTTGGTTACTGTTATTGGCTGGTAGTACCGCTATGCTAGTGTTTAGCGGCTACTTGATGTTTTTATTGGCTTTCCAAATCAAGGCTTTATGTCTTTACTGTTTAGGTTCTGCCTTGTTTTCAGCTAGTTTATTTATTCTGACTCTGATTGGTCGGAGTTGGGAAGATATGGGACAAATTTTCTTTGTGACGATTGTTGTGGGTATGGTAACTCTGATTAGTACTTTGGGAGTCTACGCTACTGCTAACAACCCTAACCCTCCTTCACCTAGCGGTACACCAATTACGACTACATCAAGTACCGCAGAAATTGAGTTAGCGAAATATCTCAAAGCTAAAGGTGTCAAAATGTATGGTGCTTTTTGGTGCCCTCACTGTCACGAGCAAAAGGAAGTATTTGGTAAGCAAGCTTTTAGTGAAATTAATTATGTAGAGTGTGCCGATCCTAAAGAACCAAGGCGGCAGCTAGAAGTTTGTCAAAAAGCAAAAATTGAAAGCTATCCAACTTGGGAAATTAATGGCAAATTGGTGGAACCGGGTGCAAAGTCTCTAGAAGAACTAGCCAAAATTTCAGGGTATAAAGGTTCTCTGAAGTTCCAAAACAAAATATAG